ggatttaagttacggaaaaaccgactaaggattttccTTGTAAAAGagttttttgagaaatacatttcatgtgatatatgaggtctttttaggacatattatataccaaattgaaggtctacaAGTATAGTTTCCATTGtattaaaccgttcattgatacgacattggagtagagagatatctaCAATTTcacgagactgcgcaagcagctcggttgggacccacttgagacgaCCTCCGACCTTACGTTTTTTTAAAGGTGTTTCAGCCTCATTTAGGATCATTTCTCACCAAAATTTCTTCTAACAGCTCTAAAAACCCTCCCTAACATATCCCAATATCTAAACTCAAGGGAAATCAAGTCAAATCATTTTCAAAGgtgttaaagactacaagagaatgcttctatgatgttgtggtgtgattgagggctatcGTGAGCTCAGTTGAGACATGGTTTTGAGTTGTAGCCGCTTTAaaaggtatgtataacatcttgttgattgtgcctaaggttaatcttgtatTGGTTGTATTGTTTGAGTGAgaaaccataagatagcacttgaaagaacatgggatgtagttgtctttttggttggactATTTTGTGGCTAAATAGATGGTTTGTGATGGCTGGAAATTGTAAGAACTAATTTTATAATGTTttggctgctgttgttaagcttttctaggtgttaattaagttgattgaataagaaaagatgaaaaacaagtgattgacgataaaaattAAGGTGTTAGACGTATGGTgctgttttggaaggcattttgtggatgttttgaactagaaataatatagtacatataagtatgatatTTTAAAGGTTataaactaatttatggaatacgatttggattcaatttatatcttgttgTGAGTAAAAACGAACTTGCCGCTCAATTTGtttgttaagataatcggagaaactcatatttgattatattgttgttgttgctattgttggttatagttgttgttggtttgttgatgacccttagtggtctttgagatgtattaaaaatagggtAATTGTTGTCCAATTTTCcttaagccatacgactagcTAAATACGATGGTATGGCATTATATGTTAAcgacaatatcatttcacttattgtagatgcaagaagttgtgttgaTCTTGGTTGggtaataaggaagagatcatactggtatgttaaggctatcccttatttcctttCTGCATGATCTATATGATGCAATGAAATGAGAaagcacgcaactttcacaaataattctattcctagaagtactagggttgcctatgttcttgattccccatatgtcctactatcatatcgtctgttcatgggtcttatgatattccgagagttCTTATAGACTTACTTCCttatgcattacattcatttatacatgtacattgacccatgaccagatggcgttatatacgcatatattatatgtatatgggatatgaggaaaggttatggcattatatacgcaccaccacctgatcagctggtatacatttatgatttcgcccacagaggctgagatgatatgatgggatgccctcagaggcttgatgatgttatgtacgcatatacctatgcatgatatgccatttatacatatatgcatgacattataaatgtttcatgattcacaaatcTATTCAGAATTACAAGTTAAGTTCTtaactccatgtttctttcatgtctattatatactaatttttatgccttacatactcggtacattattcgtactgacgcctcTATTGCatgggggcctgcgtttcatgccgtaggtgcaggtagacaggctgacggtcccccatcttaggatccttgcttAGCGatagttggtgtgctccatttaaTCCGGAGCTGCTATTGATTTTTGGTATAATACTTTTATATACATCAGGGTATGACGGGGCCTATTCCCGTCCTCTATACAGTTATACATTatgttagaggtctgtagacagtcatgtatagttggatagtatgtggccttgtcagcTTGCCATactgtattccgcatgtatatgtatatatatgtattttgagTATGTCTCCTCACATttgttattcacatgattcagaAATTTAGGggcagatgttatgcatgacctacacttatttcatgtttatatcttacaCGTATGCTCAGGGGTATTCGGTAAGTAGAACTCGGGGACTCGtgacggcccatcggtttgggtcgggACAGATTTGGTCTTAGAAAcatgtctggatattgatttggaggtctataggtcatttcggcattaactggcgaaagttggaaggtttttgaaaagtttgaccgggagtggattttttatatcggggtcggattttgattttggtagttggagtaggtccataatgtcaaatgtgacttgtgtgcaaattttgaggtcaattggacgtgatttgataggtttcggcatcgaatgtagaagttagaagttcaaaagttcattaagcttgaattgaggtgtgatttgtggttttagcgttgtttgatatgatttgaaggatcgactaagttcgtatgatgttttaggacttgttactTGGTTGAGGTTTtgggggtctcgggtggatttcggatggctaacgggGTAAAAATTGGACTTAGAAGACTGCTGAAGATTTGTTGGTGTCCAGTACTcgttttcttctatgcgatcgcgtgagtagctacgcgatcgcgaaggattaTTTGGGGGCATATGGATTTTCACTCAATGCGTTTGTAAGGTGGAGTACATGATCGCGTAAGTTGGCCAGGTAGAGCATCACGAACGTGTGGGCTagtccacgttcgcgaagaggaagtaaGGCAGTTGGGTTGACGCGTGTTATTCCATGCGAACACGCGTGCCACTCCGCAGTCGCTTAAGGCCTGGGTATTTCTTATCTGCATTCGCGTGGTGCCAACCGCTTTTGCGTAGGTCATTTTGTTGGCAAAAGttattttgttctatgcgatcgcatgggaATTTCCGCGATTCCGTAGTGTAGACACCTCGGTAGcatatttaaaatttcaaaaatcaAGGGTTTgctctcatttttattttgggactttaagagctcggattgaggcgggattttgggagattttcagagaaaatattttGGTAAGGATTctttactcatttttgattaatctCCATTAATCTATcgttaatttcttcatttaattaaggatttgggttgagaaatttgggaggAAATGGTGAAAGTGCTTAGACCGAATTTATGGGTTTTGAAAGGCAAAATGAGGtaggatttggataattcttttatggttggactcgatatagAATGGATATTcggtttttgtaattttggtcgggttttgagacgtgggccctgtTTGACCTTTCGGAGCgacttttcaattctttgctaaagtcataattttattatttaaattagtttcctatagttatatttatagtatgaaattattttggccaGATTCGAaacgatcggagttggaaaatcgagggaacggtcttcttattgattgattgagtgaggtttgaggtaagtgacttatctaaccttgagtgggggaaattcccttaggatttagtAATGttgtgataatttgtgatatgtgagggtcgtgtacgcgaggtgacgaatgcgtacacgggctaaatattgaaATTCTGGTTTTatctaagtagtttcctttttatgCCTTAACTGACTTACTTTTGCatgtatagtcatcatgtttagcttaATTTCACTTGTATACTTGTCTTATCTattatttgcaacttgtactacatgcttagttgaattacctgctttcttgACTCCATACTCCTTTTTTAACTGTGGAATTCTTAACTTGAAATTACTACCCTTAAAATATCCTTTTTgttagttgttatgttttggtttccgtgattattgttgagatgattgtttggttattgtacgaggtttctgtcgtgcggttgttattattgcacaaggtttctgtcatgcggttgttattgtttgcacgaggtttctgtcgtgcggttgtgattattgatatgcatgcggtggtataagatctgggtgttgaaacacatgcggtgagatatggtgaacttgatacacgtggctagtaggggaactactagaagtcatgcggtgtgataaggtgggctaaaacacgggatgctatttcaaaaaaataattttcaaacaaaatataaaggatcccacggtgatataaggaaaaattgtgagatatttacttttgggactacgaggtggtatctcgggagtgcccctgttgatttcctctatttgctgtattgttgttgttgttgttgttccttaacttgtaagatttgtGCTTtcatttcatgttgtatttgtcTTTCTTGATTCTGTGTTATTACCTTCCATAAATTCTCATTGTTTCACTTCtttgtcatttcattatattattatattttttgccttatttcttattattccgagtagggccctaacctgacctcgtcactactcaaccgaggttaggcttggcacttactgggtaccgttgtggtgtactcatactacgcttctgcacatcctcttgtgcagatccaggtattgccTATCATaccaggtatcagtgagctagtccgtacgtggagacttcaaggtacatctgccagcgtctgcagacctcggagtaccCCTCTATCTTTGTCATATTGATTCTTTATCCTCATTAGACTATAATGTATAGGGATATTTAGTAATTCTAtttaaagcttgtgacttatatctacaAATTTTTGGGAGTTGTTATTACTTGAATTGCAGTCTTATTTATTACAAATGTTGACGTTTTGAGTTTAGCTTAATATCTTAGTTATTCTGCatacttgttaggcttacctagtcttagagactaggtgccggcacgacatcctatggatggaaaatagggtcgtgacaagttggtatcagggcactaggttcacatgtgttatgagtcacaagcaggtttagtagagtctcgcggatcggtacggagacgtttgtacttatcttcgggaggctatggaactgtcaGGAAAAGctttacttctttgattccttatcgtgcgaaatttttGACTTctgattctaaatttctgtctttttattctctcacagattgtgaggacacgtacagcaaGATCAGATGACCATACACCTGCGCCCCTGCTAGAGCCATGAgaggctggggtagaggccgaggacatccacgaggtgcagccagagcacccgcacgagctgctacaaagGAGCCTCCAGTAACTCTagttggagggcagacacctgagacgcATGTTACTACACCAACCCTCCAGGAGTCTCTTGCCCATTTTCTGATCATGTTCAGCACTTTGGCTCAAGCagggttgataccacttgctcctgtcaCGTCTCAGGTCgtgggaggagcacagactcctgccaCCCGTACCCTAGAGTAGTGggtccaggtcgaccaggttctagaGGTCATAAcaatgcagccggtagccccAGTTCAGTCCGAGGTTAAGGCAGCCATTTTtgaggaggagcaactcaaactcgagaggtacaagaagtaccaccctcctactttcagtggcttggcatcaGAGGATACCCGggattttcttgaggagtgccactgtatcctccaTTCTATGGGTGTTACAGAGTCTAGTGGGTTTTCTTTCACTGCGTTCCATCTTAGAAGAGCGACCTATTAGTGGTGGCGATCATATGATATAGGTAGTCCAGCCGAGGCAGTtttactcacttggactcagttctcaaatATGtttttaagggagtatgttccctagagCTTCAGAGATgtatggcacgcagagtttgagcagttacgccagGGTTTTATGACCGTGTCGgtgtatgcggtccgattcagtgatttcgataagcatgcaccagccttggttgctactgtttgagagagggttcgtcgatttatcgaggggctcaaccccagtatcagatttagcatggcccgagagttggagatggacatcgcataccagcaagTAGTGGGGATCGCCAGGATATTtgagggtatgctgactcgggatagagagaagagggaggctaagaggtctcgagaCTCTGGCACATACAGTGGTACTTGTTCCTCAgttgcagctcgtcatggtagggaCTATGTGAGTCGCCTTGTTCATTCAGCAGTTCCAGCTTCTAGCGGTATTCCGGCTACCCCTAGGCCTCaagctccctattatgcaccgccattgtctagtgcacctcctgcacggggtacTTTCAGCAGTCAGTCCAGTCAATCAGACTCGAGCCAACCACAAaagccacatcctccgagagcttattttgagtgtggtgacactcgtcatgtggtgagggattaCCCCAGACACAagaagggtgcacctccacagattactCAGGCTCCGCATATTCCACCGAGCCCTCAGGTTTCTCAGTCCATGGTCGTCGCCCCAGTTTCCACCCCACATGCACaaccaactagaggtggaggtcgagcaggcaaaggtcgccctagagagggagtcCAGACCATATAATattcccttcctgctaggacggaggcagttgcatctgactCTATCATCACgagtattattccggtctgtcataaagTTGCATCCGTCTTATTTGATTCAGGCTCCACTTACTCCtacgtgtcatcttattttgctccatatttgggtgtatcccgtgattctttgagttctcatgtttgtgtatctacacccgtgggagattctattattgttgaccgtgtgtatcggtcgtgtttggttgttcttagtggttttgagaccagagccgatttattattgctcgattatggtggatttcgatgttatcttgggcatggactggttgtcgccctatcatgctattcttgattgtcacgccaagacggtgacgtttgctatgccaggtctatcgtggctagagtggagaggtgctttagattatgttcctagcaggattGTCTCATTTCTGAAGACTCGGCGGAAGGTTGAGAAGgagtgtgatgcgtatctggcatatgtgatggatgttagtattgatactcctaccatcaagtcagttctggtagtgagagatTATCCAGACGTATTTCtggcggatcttccgggcatgccgcccgacagggatatcgactttggtattgatctgTTACcaggcactcaacctatttctattccaccctatcgcatggccccaacagagttggtCATCGGCCCCTTGTAACTTcgaaaaaatatatgtatatatatgtatatatgtcttaaATGACAAGTTTTTAGTTTTATTGGCACCTTAAGATTCAAATTTTAGGCAATTACATTGGTCGATTTAGAGAGCGCAACTTGACTTTTAGTACTCTGCCTGAGTTCGAATCTGAATCTAGTATTTGCTCAAAATTTTATTCGATAATGATGCTCCCGTCATTTTTAAATCTTGGATCCACCTCTGATCTTAGGTGGCTCTTTTCCTGTATATAATACTCTATATAAGATCAAATATTTAGAAGGGCATATGTAACCTTACCTCCTGAATATATGTGATATGAATGGACATATTGAACTACAACAATAACATagccagtattatcccacactgtagggtctggggaaggtagtgtatacgcagacttTACCTCTATCTTGTGAGGATATAGaggttgttttcaatagaccctcggctcacgaAAGTATaaacaccacattaatgaaaataaagACAAGAAGGGTGAGTACCAAAAACCATATAAAAACAGAataaaacaacaagatagtaaggtgatcaacaatgaaagaaaccAACGGTTAgccataaaaacctactaccaacaatAATATATAGGTATAGAACAAGACATTAAAATAAaacaataatataattaatatatataaaaaCATTTATTCAGTTAGTCGGGCTAAAACTCCAACTAATGGAGCTGTATTAGATGTAGCTGCTTCAGCTTGCTGAAAATTACTTCTGGAATCGTTATAGTTATCACTAAGATCAGGTCCTCCAACTATTGCCCCATCTAAAACATTTGGATTTGCTGCATTTTTATAAAACCATAAACTGAAACCTTCACTGCAACTCACGGTAGTCCTGTCTTTCTTGATTGACACAATTGATGCTCCTCTATGATGAATCTTTTGTGGGTAATTTGTCCCAAACCCTACCATGTAACTCATTTTTTTCGGGTTTTCGCCAAGTATATAATCCACCTGATCATATGATAAAAGTTAGAAAATTCTTAGTAAAGAGTATGTTATGTACTTATGTTGGGTCCTTTTTATCTTTTGGCTGTCATCAATATGGTTATAGAAATATATTACATGTGTCCGATACTACGATGATACgtccaaaattatttttcaagataATAGTTCTCATGAGAAAGTTATTTAAAGGGCAACCCGGTGTATAAAGCATCTTGCATTCACGCAAAATCTAGGGAAGGCCGCACCTCAAGGGATATAATGTAGACAGTCTGCCCTattgcaagcattagtggctgcttcacGAGAAAGTTATTTGGTCACCCAAAAACGTATCCAAAGAGAACATTTTTTATTAAAAGAGGAAAAATGATTTTTTCTCACTTATGGACGGGAATCATTTTCCTCACATCATCTTATCTCTTGACTTCAGATTATTTACTCTTACTAATACTTAGACACTATTACTAATCTttaatactaaaaataaaattGTCAAAAACATTAACCCATTtgctatattattattattaatttttaatatattttctttcaagAAATATTTTTCACTCACTAATCAAACATCAAAAAATATTTCCTAGGGATATCTTTTCGAACAATTTCCAAATTAATTTTTTCCAGGAGAAATGAATTCATGCCAAACACATACTGTAAAGTCACTGTACCTACATGTGTTTTAATATTTGTACCTTTTCAAATCGAAATTATTTCGGTAAAATTGAGTTTTGGGATAATATATGTATGTACATGTGTGTACCTGAGATTTAACGAACGTGATTAGGTTCGAAGATTCCACTGTTCCAGTAGCACATTGGAGAGAATTTTTAGTAGCAAATAGTGTATCTGCATAACTGGTTATAACAAATGTTGCAGCTGTAACATATTGAAGATTATTCCAAGGTTGCCACCATAGAAGTCCTCCATTAGTCTTCTTTATGTTGTTGTTCCCTTTTTGTATGCAGTTGCATATGAATTCCTCAGCATTTTTCTTGTATTGACTCAATGAACTTTCGTTTCCTGGAAATTTCTTCTCTAGCAGATTCTGTTCGTGACACGAATAGTAGAATCAAACGAGTATAAATGTGTTTTTATCGACCATTATGGGAAGAATTTAACTTTATAAATACTGACAACGTAAAATATTTGTAACAGTTAATTACCTTGGCGATTAGAACTTGTGCGCCGACATACTTGTCGTCCCAAGAAAACATGGATCTAGTGCCACCTGAACTAGTGGCTTGATCATTGATGTAATCTAGGTATGTTTGGTCTTGTGTGGCTTTTAGCAACCAAGTAGAAGCCCACAAGAGTTCATCCTGTGATAAGCCAAATGAGAAGTGAAAAACATATATAGACATCCCATAAGCTTTCCTAAAAGATGACTTAAAAAATTAGAGAAATTATAATATGCATCTGTTTTACCTCATAGCCGGTGCTACTGTAGAATTGACCTGCCACTGAAATGCTAGTTTGGTACTTGCCTTGGAACTTTTTAGCAAAATCAAATAACTGCAAAATAATGCAAACAATGGATGAGTATTATTTGACTCTCACTAAGATCACATTAATACATTCACACAACAAACTCAGCTCTAATTAGGGCTGTCAAATTTGGCCCAAGCGCAAATGACCCGTCCAAGGTTGGGCTGGTTATTGACCCGCTCATTTATTGAACTCAGCCTATCTTTACCCAACTTATCTCAATCCATTTAAAATATGACTGATTTTTAGCCCAATTGATCTATGAGTAACTTTACCAAAATATcctagaaatattttttttttgtttgatatgttatatatgactataacaaaagaaaaaatattttatttagtaATTATACAATTAATAAGAATACAATACATATAATGTAAAGCTTGATAAGAGTTTGGCGTATTGGgctatgacccaaattttagccCTTCTTAGCCCAAGTAATAATTGGGCGGGTCAAATGATCCGCCCAAGTAATAATTAGGTGGGTCAAATAATCCGCGCAATTATTGACTCAACCCATTTTGATATGCCCAAAATTGGTCAAATCTGCCCATTTGACACCCCTAGTTCTAATTAATATGGTAGGAGTTATAGTATTTATCTATCGTATTAAGTTCCCAAATTTCTCCACCCGGAAAATCTAAGGTGAATTAGAAAATTGTTTGAATTGGTCAGGTATTTGTTTCTTGAAAACAATTTCTATGTTAttcttttattttgaaaaaaatatgtcTCGGAGAAATTCTTTTTTTAAATAGGCTTTTGGTTGTTTTGTTTttcgaaaagaaaaaaagagaaaattcaaAAATTTGCTGAGCTGTTTTTTACTAAAACAGTTTTTTCGTTAATATTTGTTACCTAATCAACTCCACAGGCATAAACAAACTACCAAAAAGCAATCCTTATTTTTGGGTCAAAATCTGTAAGACATAACACCCTTTATTCAAATTACTTAGGCTACATGATAACTAATCAGCTATaacaaattaaaacataatataaATTTATGTAAATCTCTACCTCCAATATTTATAACAGAACAATTGAAATCTACCGTGATTTAATGCAAATTCACATGAAAAggcatattaatttattttagttAAGTGAATTCTTTAATGACCAACAATTGAATTTCTTAATTAAATAATTAGAACTAGCCAATATCTTTTGCCAATCATTTTTTTTCACTTGAATCGCAATTACAAGAATCTAGATTTGAGTATCGGACTCATAAAAAAAAATCTCTCCTTTTTAACTGGGTGTAGAGGACACGCGTCGGTAATCATTAGTTTGATGTAAATACCGAGTGTGGTAACTGATAAGGATTCCTATAAAAATTCTTATAACTGCACTTAGATTAAATATCAATTACTTCCtccattttaatttatattaACCTATTTCGTTTTTAGTCTGTTTAAAAAGAATGACTCTtttgtaaatttaaaaataatttaactttaactATCATTTTACTCTTGATGAAATTTTTTTATAATCATACAAATGCTATGGCATGCTAGAAAAAAACACTAATTTTAAAACTCTCATAGCCACAGAAATATTATGGTACATTTTAaaccacaaattctaaaagtatttatttctttattaaaCTCCACGTCTAGTCAAATAGGTTAACATAAATTAAAACGAAGAgagtaataataattaactatGTTTTCGGCCTCTCTGAAAATATCGTCGAGGATATGTCGGATCCAGGAGTGGCTCAAGCACATGTGTAGCCTAAAGCTAAAAATTAATGTGAggcattaaaaaaatattatatatatatatatatatatatatttgaagtCTATTCTTCTAATTTTTTGTGATGCAAAgttgttaattttttttaaaatacctATTAACTTATTATTTCTAAAAAAAATGGGGGCCTCAAATTTGGGAGCTTAAGACACGAGCCTTATTAGGTAGTATAAAGTTAGAGTCAGTCCTGATCGGATCCTCCAAAATTAATGTATTTTTAGAGAATCTGTACGGGTGTGATAATATTTTGGAAAGTTCTAACATAGATAATTAAGAGCTTAGTTGTCACCTCTTTAGCATGGATGAGAAGTTGAGAAGAATAATTCGAATCCGACTTGTTAAAAGCAATGGCAGCAGCAGCAAAAGCAGCAGCAGTTTCTCCAACAAGATCAGAACCAGGATGTTGTTCATCAACTTTGTAAGAATTCCTCGGCGTTGTCATATCTTCTGGTCTTTCCCAACATTGGTGATCAGAATTGCCATCTCCAACTTCACCATAAAAAACATGAGGTTGTGTATGTGCTTTAATGAAATAATCAGTTCCCCATTTGATTGCATTTAGAGCATTTGTTAATTCTTTCTTGGCTTCTAATTCTTCGCCAAATTCAACTACGCTCCATGCTAGCATTGTCACTGTAAATGCCATTGGAAATCCAAATTTGACATTGTCTCCAGCATCATAATATCCTCCTGTTAAGTCAATCTAAtggcaaaagaaaaagaaaaaagtgtAAGACCTTTAGTGGCAACCATTGATAAGAAGCGGCAGAAGCAAAAATTTTATCAgggaattcaaaaaataaaaaggataaaCACGTGAAGAAGTTAAGaggattcaaaaaaataaaaaagtaaacgCACAAAGAAGCTAAGTGGATTCAACATCTAATATATATACAACGAAAAAAATTGACCTTATATACACCGTGTAACTTTCGGCAAAAGGGTCGGCTGAACCCTCCTTCTTGCTACTCTCCGCCCCGGTTGATAGTTATATTTCGCCACTAAAATTTAGTACATACTAAAATGTTACTTTTTGTTGCGACTACAAGGGTTGCCACTAACACTACTACTTTTTAGCGATCTTTTTGAGTTGTCACCAAAACCTTTGCTTTTTGTGGAGACCATCATTTCTTTTAACGGATCAAAACAATAATggaaaaataatgatatatagaAAACTTTTTAAAAACTAAAAGTCATTAATACTGGCAGGGGATTAGATAGATTTCAATATTAAGATCAAAAGGGAAAAAAACATATGGGAATAGAACTCGAAATTTAAgattaaaggaaaaaaaaaaaaagatataggAGGGACATGTTGCCTAATCTCTTACTTTCTACGCAGAGGAGTATCTAGCTAGGAATGATTAAACTCAGTTTCAATTGTTTGAATTATTGCTTTATAGAATTATAGCTTATACATAAATATTCTTTACTCACTAAATTTAAATCCTAGATTCGTCTCAATTTGTACGAGGTGAATGACATACCCTATCGTTAAAATGCAACCCAGCACACAAAGCATCCCACATTCACACAAGATTCGGGGAAAAGTCACATCCCAAGAGGTGTGACGTAGACAGTCtatcctaatgcaagcattagtggagCTTCCACGGcccgaacccgtgacctataggtcacacggataCAACTTAACCGTTACTCCAAGTCTCTCTCTCAATAACATATCCTATCATTATCCCT
This sequence is a window from Nicotiana tomentosiformis chromosome 5, ASM39032v3, whole genome shotgun sequence. Protein-coding genes within it:
- the LOC104101939 gene encoding endoglucanase 12-like, producing the protein MSSTSHFVTGFYLVILLGNAVASIDYGIALTKSLLYFEAQRSGKLPPNQLVQWRGDSALQDGKDAGIDLTGGYYDAGDNVKFGFPMAFTVTMLAWSVVEFGEELEAKKELTNALNAIKWGTDYFIKAHTQPHVFYGEVGDGNSDHQCWERPEDMTTPRNSYKVDEQHPGSDLVGETAAAFAAAAIAFNKSDSNYSSQLLIHAKELFDFAKKFQGKYQTSISVAGQFYSSTGYEDELLWASTWLLKATQDQTYLDYINDQATSSGGTRSMFSWDDKYVGAQVLIAKNLLEKKFPGNESSLSQYKKNAEEFICNCIQKGNNNIKKTNGGLLWWQPWNNLQYVTAATFVITSYADTLFATKNSLQCATGTVESSNLITFVKSQVDYILGENPKKMSYMVGFGTNYPQKIHHRGASIVSIKKDRTTVSCSEGFSLWFYKNAANPNVLDGAIVGGPDLSDNYNDSRSNFQQAEAATSNTAPLVGVLARLTE